The Lolium rigidum isolate FL_2022 chromosome 2, APGP_CSIRO_Lrig_0.1, whole genome shotgun sequence genomic interval GATGATGTGTAGATGGTTAATGCAAAGAGAAATGACGTTCCCTTAGCACATTCGTATTATTTCCTCACCAAGTATAAGTCTCTTTCCAGGCCTCCAGgtgttttcgcaaaaaaaaagagattATGCTTGTGTAGTTAAGACACCCCGCATGTTATGTAGATGAGTGGCTCAAAATTTACTTCACTGTATTATAGATGTTGTTGAGCTGGTCAGCCTGGGGTTTTCATGCACATTATACATCGGATATTTGTATCACCTCTCACCAGGAACTTTTTAAATCATGCTCTAGCATAATGATGACTTTAAGGCATTTAACTGAACTGTGCAATGAGTTCAGTTGTAAGACATGATCTTCTCTAGCCACTGTCTGTACAAAATATTGAAATATTTTCTCTAACTACTGGCAAACCAGTATAGTATCGATAGTTCATTATCTAATTCTCACGCACCTGGTTTGGACTGAGAAACTTGCCGTTTTGATTATTGGGTACAGATGAACATGATTTCTGCCATTGAAGAGCTTAGTGGGCTAACTACTGGGGAACTTAGTGAGATGCTCAAGGAGTCGGGGAGTTTTGTCTTGCAATCCAAGGCAGATGATGGAGGTCCAAAGCAGGTACTTAGGTACACTGTTTACATGTATTTAAATCAAATTTTCCCTAACACATGTTCTTTACAGGTGGACATGGAAAAGCTTGTGTCATcacttcctcttcatcttcttgctgtaTGTTTGAATCTCAGAAGAGGTTCAGATTTAACATATGTGCTTCGTGGCATGCGCTTTTTGCATAGTTTATCTGAGCTAGCAACTCGCCACATTAAGCTGGAGCAGGTAACGTCTCGTTATTTCACACAAGCTCGTGCTTTTACTCATGTTTGGCTTCCTATCCTGTTCATTTTATTTATTATGATATCCGGTGAGCTCTCTTTTCCATCTAAAATTCGGCTAATGAATAACATTATATTGTCTCTGTGCCTTGCCAACAATAAAGCTCAGTTTGCTCATTGAATTTAATTTTACCGTATGGTTAATAATAACAAATGAGTAAATGATGAGCATTGGGTCCAATGCATGTTTATCTTCCTGCAGGTTTTTCTCGATGATGTGAAATTATCTGAACAAGTCATGGATCTGATATTCTTTGTGCTGTCCATTCTTTCTGACTGGAAGAAGGTTCGGCAACCACCAAATTATTTATCGAGCACGGCATGCTTATAGTTAATTATTATCATTTCATAGATATTTCTGGTAACAGATAATGTTTTACATTAGGAAAATCATCTTGGTGCTTCTCCCTTCATACATTCATCACTTGTAGCAGCAagtcttcatctcttgacaagttACTTTTCATCTCAGTGGCATGAACTTGTTCATATTCTTCTTGCACATCCAAAGGTAAGTAGGTAGCATAGGTGGTAATTTAATGACTATTTGATTCCATGGCTTGATTCCGTAGAAGCTCTGAACTAAAAGGATAGAACTAGCCTTGGTAGTTTTATATCATGTTAAATTTCATGTTTAAGTAATATCGTTTTTGGTTTCTGAAGTCCTTATTGTATTGCTTTTCATTAGTATAACCAACTTTTCTGTCACTGCAGTTCAAGTTGATTTCATGAATGATATATTGATATGTTCATTGTTAGTTTTGTGCTCATCCTGAACTAGAGTTCATAAGATATTGCTGGGTGTTAACTTTGTTCTTGAGATCCCAATAAATCCATTTCTACTACATGGTGTTAACTGTAGCTGCCAGGTCCATCTGAGCTAAAATTAGTAGTATTGTTAACATGTGTTGATTtctttggttcttctatattattaCAGGCTGTTATCTGCAGTCATCATTTGTTATTATATCAAAAGAGGTCATGTTAGTATTCACTTCTGTAGTTATTCTACTGCTTTATTTGAACTGTAGTTGGTGGTAAAGTTTTGCTGGCAACTGCCTGTTTGTATGCACTACGGTATTAGTTATTTCAACCATGTTTCTTGTGTTTATATATCTCAGTCAGAAAGATGTTTCAGAATAGAAAAAACATCCATTTCAtagttctttctttgtgtactccCTGGAGCACTATAGCGtcctttgaaatgaattttacgTGGGCAATACATGGATCTGCCTGTTAGGTACCTCGAATTCCATCTATTCATTTCTGTTAATGTTTTATGTTCGTGGTCAGGTTGATATCTTTATGGATGTAGCCTTTGATAGTCTGCATGAAGATACGAGGATATTGAGTGTCAGGCTATCAGCATTGAGCAGCAAAGACTTTCCTGTTGGTCCTTTTGACTCACAACTCACTTACTTCACATGCCAACAGTGTGAAGTATCATTGCAAATTCTTTTGTCGCTGTGCCAGCAGAAGTTGTTCCGAGATCGTATTTTAAAAAACAAGGTCTCTTATATCTAACATCTGATTTCCTTGTTTTTTGAGTTCCGCTGTTGTGGGAAAACTGCTCAACACTAGCGCCTTGTCCTCTGTATGATTTATCAAGATAGACTGGTTTTCTCATACTAATAAATGATATAAATAGAATTATATCAGGTATAACACGTTAAGTCATTACTTGTTTTCCAGTTCCAGTTCAATTCCATCTTCTAATCCCTTGCATGCAATTTCCACAAAATAGATTTACTTAGACTGATCTAGTGCGAGCATCAATACTTTATTTTTATAGTGACACAATCATCTTTGTGTTCTTATTAAAATATTATTGTGAGTATGCACTCAAATCTGTTATTGTTGCTGTATATCATTACATGGTATGCCCTTGGAGAATGTGGATATAAAAAATTACTAACTCAATGCAGGAGCTGTGTAGAAATGGAGGTATGTTGTCACTCTCTCTTACTATACTGAAGTTAGGCATTCCAGAATGTCTGAAAGGATCAATGGATATTGCGTCATCCATTTCCAGATTGAAGGCTAAAATCCTGTCTATTGTACGTTGGTCGTGAGCCTTGAGTCATGATTTTACTTTTGTTTAAATCAAGTACTACTACTGTCTACTGCGTGAACAATATTGAGTTAGTAACTAAATGCTTGGTATAAACATTCTCTAGTTGCTACAACTGTGTGAAGCTGAAAGTATTTCTTACCTTGATGAAGTTGCCACTTTACCAAAGATCATGCAACTAGGGCAAACCTTGGCACTGGAGGTTAGTTCTTTTGGGGCTGATGACTGTTGGAAACAAAATTTACTCCTTTTCTGCAGCATCTGGAAATTTTATGCAGTAGCTATCAAATTGATCACAATGATTAATGCAGGTTCTTAATTTACTGAAGACCGCAATTGGAAGAAAACAAAAACCCACTGCCAGTTCCCATGATAAGAGTTACCCCATGGGTTCTGTGCTTATCAATGCATTGCGTCTAGTTGATGTCTTTTCTGATGATTCAAACTTCAGATCGTCCTTCATAACTAACACTGTAAGCTTTGCAGTTAACTGCTTCTGCTACCTTGATAGGGTTATAGCCATTTAGCAAACATACAACTGTTCTTGCAAAGTTAATATTGTACTTGAACTTATTTTTTAATCTCTTTCTCTCTTGCAGATTCCCTTTCTGACCCAAATTTTTGCTACTCCTCATGACATTTTTGTCTCGAGTTGGTGTTCTGTCAATCTTCCAGTGATGGAAGATGATGCTAATCTTGATTATGATCCATTTGGTGCAGCCGAGCTGGCACTGGCAGCTTCTTCAAATATGTTGACTGAAGCTAAAGCTAACTATTCATGCTCTTTTCGCTCTATCAGCATGCCTTCACTAGCATATGCACAGACAAGAACAGCGTGCGTGGTGAAAATAATAGCAAATTTGCACGTCTTTGTTCCAAACATATGTGAAGGTCAGATCTTTTCTCAGTTGCTATGATGTGCCATACAATTTTCTGTAAGCCTGATAAAAGTTATTTTCTCATGTTaacagagcaagaaagagatctttTTCTTCAGAAATTCCAGAAATACTTGTTATCGGAGAGTCCCAGCCGATCATTGGACTATGCAGCATGTAATGAGGCCACTACAGTCTGTAAAAACTTGGGTACGGTCACTTCTATTTTTGTTTTACAGTTTGTTGTGACTGTTAATTCATTATATTGCATATCTAACTTCTTGTTTTGTGGGGTTTTGCAGGAGCTTTGTCCCATTATGCTAAATCACTAATTCCTAATAACTTGTTGAATGAGGAAGATGTGCAATTATTAAGGTGGGTAATGTCATTTTGACTCGTCTTATGATGCTTCTTGGTGTGtcacatttttgttttgttttttttttatgtttctttGTTGCATGCCTCATTTGCTTGTCAATATTTTGGTTGGAATTTCTTCCATCACCTGACAATTTCTTTGATCATGTTTCTCTAACTTTCCTTTTCCAATTTGCAGTGAATTTGCTTATAAGTTACAACTATGGTGTAAATCGCAAGGTGGACAGAGAACATTTCAGGTTTGCTTGCTTTACTCATTGATTGTGAAGATCATACTAGCAACAACATACCAAAGCGTTGTGTTTAGTCTCTGTTCTCTGATGGTTCTCAAGGGATATGCAAAATTACATTCCTATAATAATAATAGTTATAAATTTTGTGAAGTCTTGAAGCAAACTCACTGTTTTTTTTGTATGGTCCGTGTGAGTGTGATGGGTGTGCTCACTGTGTAACTAGAAAAACAGCCTGGTACCATGCATCGGGTGGCATCTTCATACTTTTTAGCAATTTAGTCAACTTTGTTGTCagtattttattttcatatgttagATTATCTCATTACGTGATGATTTAGATGGCAAAAGGTGATACATCATCGCAAGTGAACAAAGACTTGCAACTGGTGCAGCAGCCCCTGCCAACAAGGGTCACTAGTGTTCCAGAATCCAATGTGGATAACCCTCCGAAGGTAACATTGTTGGTTGCAGTATAGCTATGTACGTACTAATGTATTTGATCCCAATCCAAAATTGATACTAACAGGTTGTGCAGAACATCGAAGAGCCTACAGCAACACCCTCAATGAAACAAGAGGGAAATGCTAGGGATGAGACTCCAAGAAGCCGTGTCAGTATAAATGGTGGGCTCCTGCAGAATTCATTTGGTCAAAACCTAATCCATCTTGGTGTTACAAGAACAACTAGTGCTGGCTATCCGGGTGCCGGTACTGCTTCTAGCATGGAACTCCCACGCTGCAAAAGTGCAGATCATTTCAAAACAGCAGAACCTACAAAAGAAATTGGTCTCCGGGATAATGATGATAGGCAACCTAAGAGAAAGAAGCGGTCAATTATGAATGATGTACAAACAAATGAAATTGAGAATGCTCTGGTTGTCGAGCCTGAGATGCATAAGAGTGCTACTTCACTTCAGACATGGGCAGAGAAATTGAGTGGACAGGTATTATATGCCTTTTCACTTGGATAATCTTTTATT includes:
- the LOC124688443 gene encoding nodulin homeobox-like isoform X1; the encoded protein is MNMISAIEELSGLTTGELSEMLKESGSFVLQSKADDGGPKQVDMEKLVSSLPLHLLAVCLNLRRGSDLTYVLRGMRFLHSLSELATRHIKLEQVFLDDVKLSEQVMDLIFFVLSILSDWKKENHLGASPFIHSSLVAASLHLLTSYFSSQWHELVHILLAHPKVDIFMDVAFDSLHEDTRILSVRLSALSSKDFPVGPFDSQLTYFTCQQCEVSLQILLSLCQQKLFRDRILKNKELCRNGGMLSLSLTILKLGIPECLKGSMDIASSISRLKAKILSILLQLCEAESISYLDEVATLPKIMQLGQTLALEVLNLLKTAIGRKQKPTASSHDKSYPMGSVLINALRLVDVFSDDSNFRSSFITNTIPFLTQIFATPHDIFVSSWCSVNLPVMEDDANLDYDPFGAAELALAASSNMLTEAKANYSCSFRSISMPSLAYAQTRTACVVKIIANLHVFVPNICEEQERDLFLQKFQKYLLSESPSRSLDYAACNEATTVCKNLGALSHYAKSLIPNNLLNEEDVQLLSEFAYKLQLWCKSQGGQRTFQMAKGDTSSQVNKDLQLVQQPLPTRVTSVPESNVDNPPKVVQNIEEPTATPSMKQEGNARDETPRSRVSINGGLLQNSFGQNLIHLGVTRTTSAGYPGAGTASSMELPRCKSADHFKTAEPTKEIGLRDNDDRQPKRKKRSIMNDVQTNEIENALVVEPEMHKSATSLQTWAEKLSGQGSEITSSQLKNWLTNRKYKHARLVKERGVPYESENADMPSTPATSHFGDSSESAVKESYLLPSRVLNALGISKGNRLVAPDTNDPTTQAEFKQNIMTSHPFTRPLSFETGCSVLLIDNEGNAIGRGKIFQVEGGAQICTIDVMELKIEKWRELPHPSETSGRTFQEAESRHGGVMRVAWDVARLAPVVPYPVVP
- the LOC124688443 gene encoding nodulin homeobox-like isoform X3 — its product is MNMISAIEELSGLTTGELSEMLKESGSFVLQSKADDGGPKQVDMEKLVSSLPLHLLAVCLNLRRGSDLTYVLRGMRFLHSLSELATRHIKLEQVFLDDVKLSEQVMDLIFFVLSILSDWKKENHLGASPFIHSSLVAASLHLLTSYFSSQWHELVHILLAHPKVDIFMDVAFDSLHEDTRILSVRLSALSSKDFPVGPFDSQLTYFTCQQCEVSLQILLSLCQQKLFRDRILKNKELCRNGGMLSLSLTILKLGIPECLKGSMDIASSISRLKAKILSILLQLCEAESISYLDEVATLPKIMQLGQTLALEVLNLLKTAIGRKQKPTASSHDKSYPMGSVLINALRLVDVFSDDSNFRSSFITNTIPFLTQIFATPHDIFVSSWCSVNLPVMEDDANLDYDPFGAAELALAASSNMLTEAKANYSCSFRSISMPSLAYAQTRTACVVKIIANLHVFVPNICEEQERDLFLQKFQKYLLSESPSRSLDYAACNEATTVCKNLGALSHYAKSLIPNNLLNEEDVQLLSEFAYKLQLWCKSQGGQRTFQMAKGDTSSQVNKDLQLVQQPLPTRVTSVPESNVDNPPKVVQNIEEPTATPSMKQEGNARDETPRSRVSINGGLLQNSFGQNLIHLGVTRTTSAGYPGAGTASSMELPRCKSADHFKTAEPTKEIGLRDNDDRQPKRKKRSIMNDVQTNEIENALVVEPEMHKSATSLQTWAEKLSGQGSEITSSQLKNW
- the LOC124688443 gene encoding nodulin homeobox-like isoform X2 yields the protein MNMISAIEELSGLTTGELSEMLKESGSFVLQSKADDGGPKQVDMEKLVSSLPLHLLAVCLNLRRGSDLTYVLRGMRFLHSLSELATRHIKLEQVFLDDVKLSEQVMDLIFFVLSILSDWKKENHLGASPFIHSSLVAASLHLLTSYFSSQWHELVHILLAHPKVDIFMDVAFDSLHEDTRILSVRLSALSSKDFPVGPFDSQLTYFTCQQCEVSLQILLSLCQQKLFRDRILKNKELCRNGGMLSLSLTILKLGIPECLKGSMDIASSISRLKAKILSILLQLCEAESISYLDEVATLPKIMQLGQTLALEVLNLLKTAIGRKQKPTASSHDKSYPMGSVLINALRLVDVFSDDSNFRSSFITNTIPFLTQIFATPHDIFVSSWCSVNLPVMEDDANLDYDPFGAAELALAASSNMLTEAKANYSCSFRSISMPSLAYAQTRTACVVKIIANLHVFVPNICEEQERDLFLQKFQKYLLSESPSRSLDYAACNEATTVCKNLGALSHYAKSLIPNNLLNEEDVQLLSEFAYKLQLWCKSQGGQRTFQMAKGDTSSQVNKDLQLVQQPLPTRVTSVPESNVDNPPKNIEEPTATPSMKQEGNARDETPRSRVSINGGLLQNSFGQNLIHLGVTRTTSAGYPGAGTASSMELPRCKSADHFKTAEPTKEIGLRDNDDRQPKRKKRSIMNDVQTNEIENALVVEPEMHKSATSLQTWAEKLSGQGSEITSSQLKNWLTNRKYKHARLVKERGVPYESENADMPSTPATSHFGDSSESAVKESYLLPSRVLNALGISKGNRLVAPDTNDPTTQAEFKQNIMTSHPFTRPLSFETGCSVLLIDNEGNAIGRGKIFQVEGGAQICTIDVMELKIEKWRELPHPSETSGRTFQEAESRHGGVMRVAWDVARLAPVVPYPVVP